TTAAGCCCTGACTTGCTGGCCGGCAACCCTCTCTTGCGGTGGGGTGCCTCAGGTGAATACTCGGCAAACCCAGCTACCCGAGGCTGTGGCTTGCAAGCGTGAACCACCTGCCGTGCTGCCAACTTTAGATGTGCAAGCCCCGTACGGAGATGTCCCGTTTGCTGGCGACGCCCACTGCATTCAAGGAGTCCACGTGTCCGCCGAAGATACCCCCCTTACCTACCGCCTGATCACCGGCCCCGATGACCGCTCCTTTTGTGAGCGGATCTCGGCTGCCCTGGCCGACGGCTATATTTTGCACGGCGGGCCGGCACTGACGTTTAACGGCACCTCAGTGGTTGCCGCCCAGGCAGTGATCCGCCCGCATCTGGTGGCGCACGCGGACTCGGCCATTGCTGATGCAGTCCTGGACCTGGAGGATGAGGAAGAGTTCGACGGCGAGGGAATCGCATGAGCTACGCCGGCGACTTGGCGCCTGCGCAGGCGTGGGAGACGCTAACCCAGGGCGCTGTGCTGCTGGACGTGCGCACCGCGGGCGAATGGGCCCATATTGGCGTGCCGGACCTTTCCTCCTTGGGCGCCGAGCCGGTCTTCATCCCCTGGAACCTTGCCGACGGCACCAACAACGCCGCCTTTGTCACAGAACTGGCGGCCGCCGTCCCGGCAGAGACACCCCTGGTGGTTTTGTGCCGCTCGGGTGCAAGATCCATTGCAGCGGCGCAGGCAGCCACGGCCGCCGGCTACACGGCGTTCAACGTTTTGGAAGGTTTTGAGGGTGGGACCGACCGCTT
This region of Arthrobacter alpinus genomic DNA includes:
- a CDS encoding DUF1737 domain-containing protein encodes the protein MSAEDTPLTYRLITGPDDRSFCERISAALADGYILHGGPALTFNGTSVVAAQAVIRPHLVAHADSAIADAVLDLEDEEEFDGEGIA
- a CDS encoding rhodanese-like domain-containing protein, with the translated sequence MSYAGDLAPAQAWETLTQGAVLLDVRTAGEWAHIGVPDLSSLGAEPVFIPWNLADGTNNAAFVTELAAAVPAETPLVVLCRSGARSIAAAQAATAAGYTAFNVLEGFEGGTDRFGERTLNGWKNRQLPWK